The Culex pipiens pallens isolate TS chromosome 2, TS_CPP_V2, whole genome shotgun sequence DNA window GTAGTCGTGCCAGTCGATGCGCTTCTTGTGGACGTTCTTTTTTGGCCCGTTGAAGAACGAGCCCTGCTTGCGGTGCTGGGCGAGCGGTTCGGCGGGACTTTCGTCGAGCAGATTTTGACGGTCGACCACGTTGAACGAGCGCACGATCAGCACCAGGAAGAGCAGCACGAAGCCGCCCACGAGGGCGTACTTTAGCAGGACGCGCGTGTTGCGACGCATGGTGGCTCTTGGATGATTGTGCTCAGTTTATGAAAGAAAATATCTGAAATTAAGCGGAAAAAAGATTCTCAtttataaattcttaatttaCAAGAAGTttcattaaggccgttgcaaatattgtttgaaatatatGTCCTTCGACTATGGCCAAAGTCGAAAGGGAAAAgcccaaatattgaaaaaaataaaaatgttaacgaaaaaagtattttgaaatgcattttacacctatccaattattttgcaattattagttttcaaaatacagtacttgttcggtaacatGGCCGCTTTTTATATGGGTGCTCGATAACTGAgctgtagcccagttaaaaagcagacaaacgtcaaaaaccaaaacaatccgaAAAAACCGAGGAGTTAATAGatgcaaaaatcaagttcaagaaccaaaaaaaaactttttcaagcttttattaaatttcaagtttcaatcaaagaaatatgaaaagtaggCATTgagaaccttttttttatttttttatttcatcaagAAAATATAATGGATCGGTGGTCTCCTCGTAATTTTTcgatcagcccagttagcgagccgCATTCGGTAACTgtgctacgttctcagcccaaaacataaaaaaataaataaaaatagtgtttttgacaaatcaagtttaagtgacaaaaagttaaattaaaaatcaccaaatttttttcgtgtatcatttttttcagtgtagtccttttaaatacctacaactttgtcgaagacaccaaatcgataaaaaattccttcaaaagatacagatttttaattttcatacatcatttttgtaatatggacaaacaaatgatgcaaaatggtttctttgggcataacaaaggcaccaaaaaaatttaagccggattaaaaatttaaaaaaatcgaatgaccgaaatcttagagaattgctcttataggaaccttaaaaaaaactctagatatcaaaaattaaaaatgcggttttgggatttttttcatttaaaacaaaaactttgctGCAGACACcaatttgatcagaaaatcccttcacaTCCCTTCCCTGTACAATTAATTATTGTATGAGCAtctaccaaaattgtatgcagATTTATATAGACGATCCAATGAtaacttatttggtcataggaaagccCTCCAAAAAGTATCAACCaatccaaaaaatatataaaaatacaatttaaagatATCGGCCTCTTTCAAggaaaattgggtactaaagccctaagtcaatttttatgtacaacggtaaaaaacacgattaaaaaccatttctgaacactttttttcattttaacgcaaaaaaaatttgacaagacaacattttttcgatggatcaactatggtccccttggaacgagctgtcaagtaggagcttttctgtcaagaagaaccgcgaggttaatttttcaaaattgaattaaaaatccattttaaactctttgtggtcgtacaaagggtcattgtactcagaaaaataagctttatcgctgtaaacaataatatcagcaatctaagttcattttaggacccaattgctcaTATGTCAGGCTGACATATGACATAACATAGTCGATAGGCGCCAAACATTTCACCGACATggcaaatacttttcaaaatggtttcaaacccatacaaaaaaaaaatataaatatgttttaaaatactGTTAAGCAATTCTTCAAAATCAGCCCAAAAATCattgggcaaaaaaataataatcaatttCAACGTATTCTAGtttgcttaaaaatatttttttttttgaatgaattgtcaatgtacagcaccgcaaaaagtttttttttcgcaaaaaaatatttttccgtcAAAATTTAGAACTTTTGGAAACTAATTAGTGCCAACCAACTGTACTAGTTTGtaagcatttttcaaaaactttttcattaaaatgtagaAATCCtggtttgttatttaaatttttatatttttcaaggcTTTGGCAATGTTGTGGTATTGATGAGGAAAAGaaatgatacacggaaaaaaaaatcaattcaaaaattaaatttcccgaaATCATTgcaattagaattttagaaatattttatatgtttatgGGACAGGACAACAAACCGCAACTTATGAGCCATAGAAAAGAACAGACAAAATTTTTGCGGCCggtttaggattttttgaaaaaaatcgtttgtggaacaataaaattttactggaaacatttttttaactctacttttcaatgcaaaattggCAATCGAACAGTACCTtagacattttttgataaagtggacCGTTTCCAACATATAAGccacttaaaatttaatttgactgaaaaattatagtttttaaatattttataaagtgTCCATGTTTGTTCATTCCTgaacataattttttgaaaagttgagaaatttccaataaaattgcctgagagacattaaagattggagctctggttgctgaaatccagtaaataaaaaaaaaagaaacattagtgaaattttctgatctccacgaaaataaactattttaaaacatatcaaaaaagaaaaaactggagatttttttttttttttttaaaggtccaataaaccaaatttttagtttttgctttttgggtgtatgttttttaatacccctgactcaaggcagacccaaaaagcaaaaactgaaaatttggtttattggaccttttcaaaaaaaacaccagaaatattgaacatacgcccttttaaaatgttagagctgattccaaaatttaaaaaaaattgaaacttttactACACATTCGGCCCCTTTTCAAAcgatgatatcttggaaactattgatccaatttttaatgttaaaaaaattaaaaccaattaAAAACAGGTTTTTATTGCggaatctgagagaactgctcggTTCAAACATTGCATTGATCTTAATATTGAAAATACGCTTCAAAACGTTTAtagaaaatcaaattaattttatttaataggtttttctttgaatttcattACTGAATCGAAACGGAAAGAACGTCATAAAAATTAATCTAAAAGAACATATGCCAGTCCAAGCCAACTGTCCCAGAACCACGTccacactttttccaaaaatgaaaacaagtaCAAGCATATCTGGTTtcattttcgtaagtaggtATGATATGATAAGCACAAACGTGTGTCCCCTTCACTCTGCGCGATCAACAATCGCCCCATTTTATCTTTACACACTCACCTGTATCAACCAGCAGCaatagcaacaacaacaacaacaacaaccaaaaaCAAGTCTAACGATATTCTCGCCACTGTCTCTCGTCGTCGGTTTTAGTCTGTACACTTTAGGTGAGCTGGCACTCTGGGGCTGGTTATGCGATTAAAATCGACTCTTCTTCCGTGTCATGACCCAACCACCAGCCTCCCCGCGGGTCTTCACCGGTTGATGTTACAACACATTTGTCACGGCAGCCAAGTACTTTCACCTGATGAATTGCATCCAGCGGCACCGATGTTGGTTGTGGTGACCTTTCACTCCGGTTTGAGAAAGATGTATTTCCTAAAAGAAGTCATGAGAGGTTGTTAATCAAATTGTTCTGGCACAAAGATCGCCAACTAAAGTGCGCGTCAACGCTGATTGCAGCAatgataataaaatataaactcACCAATTTGGAGCAATTGAATCCACAGACGAAAACAAATCTCCGCTTTGTCCGGCAACAAGTTATGGAATGTCGAGGCAGACTGACTGACTACGGATCTGCACTGCACTGGAATTAATTTAGCCAAATCCACGATGATCGTGAGACAACTCCAAGGGATGGGTTGATCAAGAATTTGCCCCAACCTCGTTTTTAGGGGTTGGTGAATGGGTTCTTGGGGTAAAACACAAACCTGCCTCTCCGCTGCGGTCTGCCAAGTCAACACCACTGCAGAGTCATCAAATTCTGACTGTCAACCTTTTGGTTTGTCTCTCCCGTGTGAAGGGGCTAAGTTACCATCAGCAGAACACACCGAGTAAAGGTAGAAAAGAACACGCACACACAAACCGATCTGTCCTAAATGTTGATACCCCCCACTTTGGAATAAGCGCTTCCCATCAGGGGCTTTTCACACCGCGATGCTGAGGAACGCGTGAGAGGAAAAAGATTTTGCTTCAATTTGTAatagttattttttatgttttgttttattcatcacatgagcagttctctattttttttatttggctcaaactttgtgggggccttccctatgaccaaagaagctattttgtgtcactggttcacccataaaaggctccaaacaattttggcagctgtccatacaaaaatggtacgtaaatattcaaacagctgtaacttttgagtgaattttctgatcaatttgatgtcttgggcaaagttgtaggtaaataatgattttggaaaaaaaaaagaattttatgcaaaaacaaatttgacgtaatttttttatgtaaaattgaatttccaatcgaaaagtacattacagattttttgataaagggctctgttttcaagataaagccaccgcaagtttaatttatgcaaaatatttgcagtttttcgatttttaaaaatagtgaccatgagtgaccatttctaaaaatattttttttgaagagttcagaaaattttctataaaattgtctaagagacattgaagattggacctctggttgctgagatacatcgGCTTATAGAAACAGAAACaggtaaattgaagttttctaaaaacctaccattttctaatgtcgatatctccgcAACTAACTggccgatttttaatgttaaaacatgaaacattcgtgaaattttccgattttttcgaaaaaaaatatgttgaaaaaaattaaatcaagactagcattttaaataggcgtaatattcaatgtttggccctttcaaaatgttgatcttgatttaaaaattgtcaagatatttttttcgaaaagatcggaaaatttcacgaatgtttcatgttttaacattaaaaatcggacaattagttgcggagatatcgacattagaaaattgtgggttttttgGTTAAGACTTACAaaccttcaattttcctgtttctttttcttttagccgctatatctcagcaaccagagatccaatcttcaatgtttcttagagttttacagcaaattttattgcaaattttcttaacttaaaaaaaaatattttcgaaaatggtcactcatggtcactatttttaaaaatcgaaaaactgcaaatatttcgataaaatcaaactttcaaatGTGATTGcacatttaattttacataaaaaaaataagtcaaaaaattttaagtataaaattcgatttttttccaaaaatccctattttttcaaaaatgtataactcggctgcagattttttgacaatacttttctatggctcaagaaatacgtattttgggaaattgagtttttgtgaaaaaatagataattcggcattttttttccgtgtgcctatttttttctcaaaagtcctcaacaatacctataactttgccgcagacaccaaactgatcagaaaattcactcaaaagttacagctgtttgaatattaacGTACCAATTTTtgtatgttcaaaaaattaaaaggacggattttgttttttgctcgatATGAATTAACCAAAGGGAAAAGCCaaacaattattaaaatttcgtgaaaaataaaaaaaacacgaaaaaatggaAACATAGATATTaggaaaataagaaatttaataaGAAATTCACGTTCCAACActtggaaaagtttttaaaatgcattttacacgcgtctagttgctttccaataattagttttcaaaatatcgaagtattgacggaattttatttttcgcgaaaaaaaaaactttttgtgggactgtacattgatatttcacgaaaatttaaaatgttttcaaagttcaaacatgctgaatatgacTATAAaggcaggaaaatgcatttcaactggttttcagttgattaaactttaattttcattaaaattttaaagtttttcgaaaacattttttttttttgccgactttgaagggggggggggggtgatgacataaactttgaaaaatatttgtaacggcctaaaaaactattttttctacattgagagatataaaaaaatagggattttgaacttttaaaatacaaatatgcacgtagaaaatttaaaaaagtcaataaattacaaattcgaagtttcaaaaattcaaataatcaaaatttaaaaattttgtattttacacatttaaaaatcaaaaaaagtaaaattcagagcatcaaaattaaaatatttaaaaatgctacaaaaaaaatctaaaattaaaaatttaaaaaatacaaaaatttagaaatttggaaaaaaaaaacagtttgtacCTACTTAATTGACCGATgtttcgtcaaaattttcaatttctaaattctCTTATTTTGAGTTTCTAACCttaaatatgactccaaaaatgaatatttttttgtaattaaaaaaaaaagcaaaaaattaagcatttaagaattaggaaattaaaaaaataaaagatcagaaattaagaaattcaattcaattctttaattgcctttatgaatttcaaatttataaatttaagaaatttttaatttttaaattttagagtttaggaatttataaattctagaatttaattCCAGATTtagagttttatatttttttaaacttgtagtttttttttcaattctcaaatttttggacacttaaatttttaatttgtgttttttttagcaactaagcattttgatttttttgaatattttaatctttGTTTTTCTCTTAAGAACCTCAaaccgaactgtcaacttttctggggagagggggggggggggggaggtgggtaagtttttagtttatctttgtttCTAATTGTATTTAGCTTATTCTATCATCTCTTATCATTTTTTGCCTTCTGAGTTGTGgcatgtttcaaattttttgcttgtttttatttcaagttttctaCTTCTACTAAAAATTGATACCAAtgcaattaaaaaattgtaaaataatgtGTAGAGGCATAATTTgggacattacaaaaattactgcataattATTTATGCATAACGTATaccaaatgttaaaatattcgcAGCCAAATTGAtcccaaaaagttttttttttaaacattggcaaaattatataaacctcaaaaccaccctaaaatctaaaatgttctaaaattttataagttctgaaaaaaaatgttcttggcAAATTTTTATATCTAAGCAcgtagaactcgaatttgatgttaccgtaaactggggtcaatcgggacacatgggacgaattgggacagcagttttaaccatgttggagcacaatattttgatttttctggttggtttcggttagaacagactcaggccaacaaaatgtgtacatccatttccttatttaaaagctttaagtgctctataaactgctgtccctattcagactgtagtcccgattcaccccagattacggtaacttaaaagttagaaaataaagaaactcaaaagcaattagtttttatggtacgattatccaaagtccaaTACAAATcggacgaataaaaaaaatatgtttgcagtTTGAAGTGAAGTGTATTGCCAAAATTGCGACATCGTCCTTTTCCCGGATGGTGGCTCAAGTCTCACCCGGatttgtccaagtgtgagatctTATAGGAAAATAATCATTATCGatgatattttagaaaaaaaatcagaattccaACCAATCTTTTTATATTTCGGCGCAATTTTTGTCTCAAGTGCCGACACACAAAGTAAACCAAGTAAACACAACATCGTGCCAAAACATAACAAACCCGTGTGTGCGCGGCGCCTACACACAACCACAACCGGGTCCAGTAAAACGGCAGCATCCGACACTCACCAACACAAATTTCTGTGAACATAAACACACAGAAGCAGCAGCGTGCATGCGGCAAGCCCCTTCAAATTAGCGCAAAGGTTTATTGGTGTCTTTGTCGTCGTGCCTTCATGTGCTTTGCACACCTCTTTAACGACGAAAGAACAGTTAAACGATAATAAGCCGGTTTGTTCGTCTCTCTCTCCTTGCTTTTGATCGGACACCTCGTGGAATCGATTACGGGTTGGTTTATTGAGCCAGCTGAACAAGCAAGCTTGGTActgaataattgattttttattttaaattgcctTTTTGCTAGTgttgaaaagatgtttttttgtttttgaattattaatttaaattattttatgtaaatattCTTGAcgacttcaaataaaaaaaaattaaaaggtaaaTTGAGAATGTATTGCATCACATCTACCAACACAAAAAGCCAGTTCTCATCTTATATTTTGCTCTGGCTGGACTTGTTTACGGAAATACAAGGAACGAGTTCGGTTAAAGAGATGCGAGGCAGATGTGACTCTTGAATGTGTTTGTAGAATACCTGTCCACAGGTAAAATGCATGCCAGCTGCTTCGAGACAATTGAGTTGCATTTTCgcagatttaaaatttatcaaggAATTTCTCAAAGAAATAAAGAATAAGAAAACTCACCTTCAATCTACTTTTTATTCTTCACCATCGTCTTGATCAGCGCCCGGACCGACTTTTCCCGCTTCATGGCGTTCTCGATGCACTGGTCCAAAAGTTCCTGCTCCACCGGTTCGCCGCCGCTCTTGTTGATGTAGCTCAACGTGGCGTCACAGATGGTGATCGTGATGGTGGACGTGGCCAGCGCCTCCTCCTCCGCCGTCGGATCCGCCACAATCCTCCCGCAGAGCACCGCAAACGACGTCGTCACCGGAATCGAGCTCAACTTGAGCGCTTCCCGCGGTTCCTCCTCCAGCACCTCCCGCTCGTCCGTGTCCGCGTTGTGGCGCATCCGGGGCAGGGTCAGCGTGTGCAGGGCGGCCACCAGCGCAATCACCGACGCGTCAAACACGCACCCGTCGTGGTCCAGGCAAACCAGGTCGCAGTACAACGCCCAAACGAGCTTTTCCTTCGTGATGCAAAGATCCTTCAAATTTACACAGCCAGAGTTCAAGATTGCGTCCGCCAACGAGCAGCTGTAGACCTGGGCCTCCTCGCTGGGCGGTCCCGGACGGTACTTGGGCGAGCACAGCGGCGAAATCTCGATATTCGGCACCAGAAATCCGGTTTCCGGCTCGACCGGTTTCGGCGGCGCCAACTCGGCCTTGATGCCGCACACGACGGTCGTGTTGCCGATCTTGACGATCGACGACCCGTCGGCCGATGTGATCGAGCCAAAGTTGATGGCCAGCGGGCGGAGGTCTCCGACTTCCCGACCATCCGGCCTTATGTTGCTCTCGAGGTGGTCCTTGTAGTATTTGACCGGGTGAATTTTTCTACGATAAACTTGACGATTAGaacaaaacgttaaattaaatcaaatactTACTTGTAAGTTTTAAGATCCATTTCTGAGGCACTTTACAATcaaaaaactattgaaaaaagagcaaaaacaaaaaatcctcAACTCAACATGTGTTCAACATtccttttgtttatgttttggttggcGGCATTTTggttatgttttctttttgCTCTCTCATTCGCTGCAGCTGTCAAAGCtgtactaaaaatttgaaatttcaaaaatttggttGGGATTGCAGCCTTGCCAGATATGCCTCATGAgagaaactgaaaaatctgtaCGGTTTGTTACAGACGTACCGGTAAGATACATCAGATTTTTCACGAAATACAGATTTCTACAGAAAAATGGGACTTCAAACAAAAGAATGTACATgggccaaagccgaagtgtaaacaaacagtctgtcctgcttacgtcagtggatgtttatattaggaacgagcaggacagactctttgtttacacttcggctgtGGCCCATGTACATTCTTTTGCTGGACTTAGAAACATGATTTTCTTAAACGAAAATGTTTTTGGCAGAATTTtgctaaggccgatgcaaatatttaaataagtttttgtccctcggctctgccCGCGGTCGAGGGGAGAgcggaaaaaatataaaaatttaaatttcaagctATGTTTTGGATTGGACATTTGGATGACAAAAgagatttgaaatgcattttacactagtttagttgttttgcaataattagttttaaaaaatgtaagatttgacgaaaacaaaaatctaagcgaaaaaaaaagtttttgcggtacctactgtacataattttttttcaaaaattcataattattttttaataaacccaaacatgctaaaaatgattttaaacgcaaagaaattcattttaaattgatgtcAGCTAATTGCACTTGCATTTCCATTGCAATTATGacgttttaatgaaaaatattttgttgcccctgattttcgggcaaattttgaaagtgacaaaacttaaaaaaaattatcagccttataaaaaaaatcaagcattcaaaaaaatcggaaaaatgttAATCTTAAACTGTAAttccaataatattttttgttttacttttcaaGGTGTTTTTGATGAACCCTGTCTCTAGACGgtcaaaaaaaatcccagaaaattaagtttattggacctttttaaaaaaaacctgcagaattaaaaatataaattatctatgtaaaaatattcttaaatgtcaaaatcaatcgatataattttaagaactttagaattttagaattttagaatattagaattttagaattttagaattttagaattttagaattttagaattttagaattttagaattttagaattttagaattttagaattttagaattttagaattttagaattttagaattttagaattttagaattttagaattttagaattttagaatttaagttCTAATTTGTGCTCTTGAGAGCTGACGAGTGGTTCTAACCCACCAGCAGTCGCGTAcgtgaattgggtcctaaaatgaagcttagattgctgatattattgtttacagtgataaagcttatttttctgagtacaaagaccctttgtacgaccacaaagagtttaaaatggatttttaaatcaatttagaaaaattatcctcgcagtccttcttgacagaaaagctcctacttgacagctcgttccaaggggaccatagttgatccatcgaaaaaatgttgtcttgtgaatatttttttttgcattaaaatgaaaaaaagtgatcagaaatggtttttaatcgtgtttttcaccgttgtacataaaaattgacatagggtttTAGTACCCTATTATGTACACACTTTGTAGGGACACTTGTAACAAATGCCTAAACACGTGACTTCCGAAGGGCTAATCAGCGAATTTGAATTCGCTCAGTTCCGTTCCTTGAATCGAATCTGTACTTCACTTCAATTTTACGTGGCTGGATACAGAGTTCCACAGATTGAAGATACagataacttgaaaataaaGGCGGCAACTCTGGCTGCGGCCGTTTGTACTAAACTCCTCTTTTTAGTACTGGGCGGCCGTTTCAGCTGGCGCTGGTTGAACTCCCTCCATTTATTTGCTATTTCGCGTCGCAAGAGGTAAATGCTCGTCCGGAACATTCCTGTCCTTGGACCAACCACCATCAGAGCGAGAGCAAGAGGCGAGTAACCCAAGCCCGATAAAAACACCCCAAGAACCGATAATGTGGAATTAGTGTGATTGTGCGCCGGAAGCAGCTTCGTCGCAGGATTAAACCCCGAGGATTccggagaagaagaaaaaaaaagtgcgtaAGTAGCTCAGAAAAGGACGCGTCAGCGGGAGAGAGACGAAGCGAGGTGAGGTACCGTGCACTAGAGCGAAACAGCTTGCTTGAGGAGAGACACACACTTTGGAGGAATCGCAGCAGGCCAAACGGGCACGCGACGCGCACAAAGGCAAAAACAATAGACAA harbors:
- the LOC120422217 gene encoding exosome complex component RRP43-like; amino-acid sequence: MDLKTYKKIHPVKYYKDHLESNIRPDGREVGDLRPLAINFGSITSADGSSIVKIGNTTVVCGIKAELAPPKPVEPETGFLVPNIEISPLCSPKYRPGPPSEEAQVYSCSLADAILNSGCVNLKDLCITKEKLVWALYCDLVCLDHDGCVFDASVIALVAALHTLTLPRMRHNADTDEREVLEEEPREALKLSSIPVTTSFAVLCGRIVADPTAEEEALATSTITITICDATLSYINKSGGEPVEQELLDQCIENAMKREKSVRALIKTMVKNKK